A window of the Desulfovibrio sp. Fe33 genome harbors these coding sequences:
- a CDS encoding methyl-accepting chemotaxis protein — protein MANVAMASLGTASTIMAVGLALAFLIGIVLAWALTRMITRPVMQGVDFAKRMSEGDFTSTLNIDRHDEIGVLAQALNNMVSRLQTVVADVDAATHNVAGGSAELSASSQSLSQGATEQAASIEEVSSSMEQMASNISQNAENARETEALATKAATDARVSGEAVGQTVDAMKEIAEKISIIEEIARQTNLLALNAAIEAARAGEHGKGFAVVAAEVRKLAERSGSAAAEISELSSSSVEVAEKAGKMLGQLVPDIERTASLVQEITAASNEQNAGATQINQAISQLDTVIQQNASASEEMASTSEELSSQGQQLQETMSFFNVGNAGRGRRKRVQVRSAPAAALPEAGNPVPGGIEAGMNLDMGEEADADFERF, from the coding sequence ATGGCCAACGTGGCCATGGCTTCGCTGGGGACCGCCTCCACGATCATGGCCGTCGGGCTGGCCCTGGCCTTTCTCATAGGCATCGTCCTGGCCTGGGCGCTCACGCGCATGATTACCCGCCCGGTCATGCAGGGCGTGGATTTCGCCAAGCGCATGAGCGAGGGAGATTTCACCAGCACCCTGAATATCGACCGCCACGACGAGATCGGCGTTCTGGCGCAGGCCCTGAACAACATGGTCTCCCGTCTTCAGACCGTGGTGGCCGACGTGGACGCCGCCACCCACAACGTTGCCGGAGGCAGCGCGGAGCTGTCGGCCTCGTCGCAGTCCTTGTCCCAGGGAGCGACGGAGCAGGCCGCGTCCATCGAGGAGGTCTCCTCGTCCATGGAGCAGATGGCCTCCAACATCAGCCAGAACGCCGAGAACGCCCGCGAGACCGAGGCCCTGGCGACCAAGGCGGCCACGGATGCCCGCGTCAGCGGCGAGGCCGTGGGCCAGACCGTGGACGCCATGAAGGAAATCGCCGAGAAGATATCCATAATAGAGGAGATCGCCCGCCAGACCAACCTCCTGGCCTTGAACGCCGCCATCGAGGCGGCCAGGGCCGGTGAGCACGGCAAGGGCTTCGCCGTTGTCGCCGCCGAGGTGCGCAAGCTGGCCGAGCGGTCGGGTTCCGCGGCGGCGGAGATCAGCGAGCTTTCCTCTTCCAGCGTGGAAGTGGCCGAAAAGGCGGGCAAGATGCTGGGCCAATTGGTCCCGGACATCGAACGGACCGCCTCCCTGGTTCAGGAGATCACCGCGGCCAGCAACGAGCAGAACGCGGGCGCGACCCAGATCAACCAGGCCATCAGCCAGCTCGACACGGTCATCCAGCAAAACGCCTCGGCCTCGGAGGAGATGGCCTCCACCAGCGAAGAGCTGTCCAGCCAGGGACAGCAGCTTCAGGAGACCATGTCGTTCTTCAACGTGGGCAACGCGGGCAGGGGCAGGCGGAAGCGCGTCCAGGTGCGGTCCGCACCCGCCGCCGCGCTGCCTGAGGCGGGCAACCCCGTGCCTGGCGGAATCGAGGCCGGCATGAACCTGGACATGGGCGAAGAGGCAGACGCCGATTTCGAGCGGTTCTAG
- a CDS encoding (Fe-S)-binding protein: MTQPNVTLFIQCLVDSLSPETGDAMVSVLERLGVRMHYPPDQTCCGQPAFNSGYRKEAAKTASRFLDIFENSEAIICPSGSCVHMVRHHYLELFRDDPVLLDRARRVAAKTFEFTEYLVDVLGVTDPGSQIGSRFDGTVTYHDSCHLSRGLGIRRQPRLLLENVPGLTLVEMDESDRCCGFGGTFSVKYPEISTALVDDKVQTILDTGADAVVGCDVSCLMNIKGRLSRLGSHVRALHIAEILAGEGK; the protein is encoded by the coding sequence ATGACCCAACCAAATGTGACCCTCTTTATCCAGTGTCTGGTGGATTCCCTGTCGCCCGAGACCGGGGACGCCATGGTCAGCGTGCTGGAACGGCTCGGCGTGCGGATGCACTATCCCCCGGACCAGACCTGCTGCGGACAGCCCGCCTTCAATTCCGGATACCGCAAGGAAGCGGCAAAAACTGCCAGCCGGTTCCTCGACATTTTTGAAAACAGTGAGGCCATCATCTGCCCCTCCGGCTCCTGCGTGCACATGGTCCGCCATCACTACCTGGAGCTGTTCCGGGACGATCCCGTCCTGCTGGACAGGGCGCGCCGGGTCGCGGCCAAGACCTTCGAGTTCACCGAGTATCTGGTGGACGTCCTCGGCGTGACCGATCCCGGGTCGCAGATCGGGTCCCGGTTCGACGGGACCGTGACCTACCACGACTCCTGCCACCTCTCGCGGGGGCTTGGCATTCGCAGGCAGCCCCGCCTGCTCCTGGAGAACGTTCCCGGCCTGACCCTCGTGGAGATGGACGAGTCCGACCGCTGCTGTGGTTTCGGCGGGACGTTTTCGGTGAAGTATCCCGAGATTTCCACGGCGCTTGTGGACGACAAGGTCCAGACCATTCTCGACACCGGAGCCGACGCCGTTGTCGGTTGCGACGTGAGTTGCCTCATGAACATCAAAGGCCGCCTCTCGCGTCTGGGCTCGCATGTCCGCGCCCTGCACATCGCCGAAATCCTGGCCGGGGAGGGGAAATAG
- a CDS encoding LutB/LldF family L-lactate oxidation iron-sulfur protein — protein sequence MHETCDKTYSELSSAAIGDSELHAAIRMVQNGMGKGAQAMWRDEITPEHRRLAKEARLRTLNNLDAVLATLSEKIRARGGHVYFAATAEDARNYCLEVARKHNVRLAVKGKSMTSAEIGMDPLLEENGVEVVETDLGEYIIQLAGEAPSHIIAPCIHMNRKRIGKLFQEKLGIPYSEDPPTLTKAARKALREKLLSADMGISGCNIACAETGHVCLVSNEGNIRMCTTMPKVHVALMGMERVTATLAEHDMLLRLLTRGASAQKVSTYVSFIGGPRQPGETDGPEEFHLVVIDNGRMKMLADPRFREVLSCIRCGGCLNICPVYGRIGGHAYKGTYCGPIGAVLMPLLDGVNKHADLCRGESLCGACKDICPVHNDLPRMLSELRYMLAYGDEDWGVEPVDGSEACAFKAWGAAMSSRTAYDLLVKAGRIVQVPFVKNGVLGKGVGPLAKWTATRDFPPIAKKTFAERWKTDHSKRLNGADNE from the coding sequence ATGCACGAAACCTGTGACAAGACCTACTCCGAGCTGTCCAGCGCCGCCATCGGCGACAGTGAGCTGCACGCGGCCATCCGCATGGTCCAGAACGGCATGGGCAAAGGCGCGCAGGCGATGTGGCGGGACGAAATAACCCCGGAACACCGCCGTCTGGCCAAGGAGGCGCGCCTGCGCACCCTGAACAACCTCGACGCGGTCCTGGCGACCCTTTCCGAGAAGATTCGGGCGCGCGGCGGGCACGTCTATTTCGCGGCCACCGCCGAGGACGCCCGCAATTACTGTCTGGAAGTGGCCCGCAAGCACAACGTCCGGCTGGCGGTCAAGGGCAAGTCCATGACCTCGGCCGAGATCGGCATGGACCCCCTGCTGGAGGAGAACGGCGTGGAGGTTGTGGAAACCGACCTCGGCGAGTACATCATCCAGTTGGCGGGCGAAGCGCCTTCGCACATCATCGCCCCCTGCATCCACATGAACAGGAAACGGATCGGCAAGCTGTTCCAGGAGAAGCTCGGAATCCCCTATTCCGAGGACCCGCCGACCCTGACCAAGGCCGCCCGAAAGGCCTTGCGCGAAAAGCTGCTGAGCGCGGACATGGGCATCAGCGGTTGCAACATCGCCTGCGCCGAGACCGGCCACGTCTGCCTGGTCTCCAACGAGGGCAACATCCGCATGTGCACGACCATGCCGAAGGTCCACGTGGCCCTCATGGGCATGGAGCGTGTCACCGCCACCCTGGCCGAGCACGACATGCTTCTTCGCCTGCTGACCAGGGGCGCTTCGGCCCAGAAGGTGTCCACCTACGTCTCCTTCATAGGCGGTCCACGCCAGCCCGGCGAGACCGACGGTCCCGAGGAGTTCCATCTGGTCGTCATCGACAACGGGCGCATGAAGATGCTCGCCGACCCGCGGTTCCGCGAGGTCCTCTCCTGCATCCGCTGCGGCGGCTGCCTGAACATCTGCCCGGTCTACGGGCGTATCGGCGGTCATGCCTACAAAGGGACCTATTGCGGTCCCATCGGAGCGGTCCTCATGCCGCTTCTCGATGGAGTCAACAAGCACGCGGACCTCTGTCGGGGCGAGTCCCTGTGCGGGGCGTGCAAGGATATCTGCCCGGTTCACAACGACCTGCCGCGTATGCTTTCCGAGTTGCGCTACATGCTCGCCTACGGCGATGAGGATTGGGGCGTCGAGCCGGTGGACGGGTCCGAGGCGTGCGCCTTCAAGGCGTGGGGCGCGGCCATGTCCAGCCGCACCGCGTACGACCTGCTGGTCAAGGCGGGGCGCATCGTGCAGGTCCCGTTCGTGAAAAACGGCGTGCTCGGGAAGGGCGTCGGTCCGCTCGCGAAATGGACCGCCACCCGCGATTTCCCGCCCATCGCCAAAAAGACCTTTGCCGAACGGTGGAAGACCGACCACTCGAAGCGTCTCAATGGAGCCGACAATGAATAA
- a CDS encoding LutC/YkgG family protein, which yields MNNEQQFLDRIRKALGRDQAPNGATLFSSRPEGELEELLKRADRDRAGRLELLEELRRSAVPLNLNVHTAEDLEDAGRRIANLARVSETEWGGDKHVLMHDDPLLHGLKLPELLAGDPVAVDVARFEPGEDEAAGKQRLRGIAEQAYIGLTGADWCAADCAAIALLTGPGHGRAVSLAPSILISVVTLDRMVADLSEGYALLEARGELPASFTFISGPSKTADIEGQLVHGAHGPREMHLFVVTG from the coding sequence ATGAATAACGAACAGCAATTTCTCGATCGCATCCGCAAGGCGCTGGGCCGGGATCAGGCCCCTAACGGGGCGACGCTCTTTTCCAGCCGTCCCGAGGGCGAGCTGGAAGAGCTTCTCAAGCGCGCCGACCGCGATCGGGCCGGGCGGCTGGAGCTTCTCGAAGAACTCCGGCGGAGCGCCGTTCCCCTGAACCTCAACGTGCACACGGCCGAGGACCTCGAAGATGCCGGACGCCGCATCGCGAACCTGGCCCGCGTCTCGGAAACGGAATGGGGCGGGGACAAACATGTCCTCATGCACGACGATCCCCTGCTGCACGGGCTCAAGCTGCCCGAGCTGCTGGCCGGGGACCCTGTGGCCGTGGACGTGGCCCGCTTCGAGCCGGGCGAGGACGAGGCTGCGGGCAAGCAGCGGCTGCGCGGCATCGCCGAGCAGGCCTACATAGGGTTGACCGGCGCGGACTGGTGCGCGGCCGATTGCGCCGCCATCGCCTTGTTGACCGGGCCGGGACACGGCCGGGCCGTTTCGCTGGCGCCGTCCATTCTCATATCGGTCGTGACCCTCGACCGGATGGTCGCCGATCTGTCCGAGGGGTACGCCCTGCTCGAAGCGCGCGGCGAATTGCCCGCTTCCTTCACCTTCATTTCCGGCCCTTCCAAGACCGCGGATATCGAGGGGCAGCTCGTTCACGGCGCGCACGGGCCGCGTGAGATGCACCTGTTCGTTGTCACTGGGTAG
- a CDS encoding PAS domain-containing sensor histidine kinase: MDLIIIASIGIQLTAAVLALFLIPETGRRMSWILIAAGLIGMVHRRMHTLYMYWQGKAVLDPAFEFIGLLVSIIILLGVLQIRPIFRQLKAANEKLARNEERFRTVADFTYDWEYWRGPEGNFLYMSPSCERITGYPRSAFMKDPNLMVRIVHPEDRPMVKAHLFREHKAVETDTMDFRILRPDGTQHWLSHRCVPVTNEEGTFLGARASNRIIDQRVEAEQRLRESRRLYRDLVEQSPFIVLEADTRGKVFFINRYGLNFYGLSEGELIGRDAIGTLLPETDEQGQDLRAHFQELLDRKSGHTFTEAEVLRRKDTRATLSLGTSVIVDDMGQATGILCIGLDITARKAAEKLKEDVERIVRHDLKSPLMGIIGLPRLMQADENITDRQREMLQVVEEAGMQMMDLINQSLTLYKLESGTYRHEPQPVDWLGIIMRAVRDTTLHREADCRVEASLDGQPVRDDMRLDIEGDGTLLYGMTANLLKNAVEASGGQPVRVDVASGDPCVLEIHNSLPVPGEVRRTFFDKYSTHGKHNGTGLGTYSAKLAAEAHGGTISMDTSDRTGTVVRVSLPKGNPKS; encoded by the coding sequence ATGGACCTGATAATCATCGCTTCCATCGGGATACAGCTCACGGCCGCCGTGCTGGCCCTGTTTCTTATCCCGGAAACCGGCCGACGCATGTCATGGATTCTGATCGCCGCGGGCCTGATCGGCATGGTTCACCGACGGATGCACACCCTGTACATGTACTGGCAGGGCAAGGCCGTGCTGGACCCGGCCTTCGAATTCATCGGCCTGCTGGTCTCCATCATCATCCTGCTTGGCGTCCTGCAAATACGGCCCATTTTCCGGCAGCTCAAGGCGGCCAACGAAAAGCTCGCCCGAAACGAGGAACGCTTCCGGACCGTGGCCGACTTCACCTACGACTGGGAATACTGGCGCGGGCCCGAAGGGAACTTCCTGTACATGTCGCCCTCCTGCGAGCGGATCACCGGGTATCCTCGATCGGCATTCATGAAGGACCCGAACCTGATGGTCAGGATCGTGCATCCCGAAGACCGGCCCATGGTCAAGGCGCACCTGTTCAGGGAGCACAAGGCCGTGGAGACGGACACCATGGATTTCCGCATTCTCCGGCCAGACGGCACCCAGCACTGGCTGTCCCACAGGTGCGTTCCCGTGACCAACGAAGAGGGCACGTTTCTCGGCGCCAGGGCCAGCAACCGAATCATAGACCAACGCGTGGAGGCCGAGCAGCGGCTGCGGGAAAGCCGCAGGCTGTACCGCGACCTGGTGGAGCAATCCCCCTTCATCGTCCTTGAGGCTGACACCAGGGGCAAGGTCTTCTTCATCAACCGCTACGGACTGAATTTTTACGGGCTCTCCGAGGGGGAACTGATCGGGCGCGACGCCATCGGAACGCTCCTGCCCGAAACCGACGAGCAGGGACAGGACCTGCGCGCCCACTTCCAGGAGCTGCTGGATCGAAAATCCGGGCACACCTTCACCGAAGCGGAAGTCCTGCGCCGAAAGGACACCAGGGCCACCCTTTCCCTGGGCACCTCGGTCATCGTCGACGACATGGGCCAGGCGACCGGCATCCTCTGCATCGGCCTCGACATCACCGCGCGCAAGGCGGCGGAAAAACTGAAGGAGGACGTGGAGCGCATCGTCCGCCACGACCTCAAGTCACCGCTCATGGGCATCATAGGACTGCCCCGACTCATGCAGGCCGACGAGAACATCACCGACCGGCAGCGGGAAATGCTCCAGGTGGTGGAAGAGGCGGGAATGCAGATGATGGACCTCATCAACCAGTCCCTGACCCTGTACAAGCTCGAATCAGGCACCTACCGGCACGAGCCGCAGCCCGTGGACTGGCTGGGCATCATCATGCGCGCCGTGCGGGACACCACCCTGCACCGCGAGGCGGACTGCCGGGTGGAGGCCTCGCTGGACGGGCAGCCGGTGCGGGACGACATGCGCCTCGACATAGAGGGAGACGGCACCCTGTTATACGGAATGACCGCGAACCTGCTCAAAAACGCGGTGGAGGCCTCGGGCGGACAACCGGTGCGCGTGGATGTCGCGAGCGGCGACCCCTGCGTGCTGGAAATCCACAACAGCCTGCCCGTGCCCGGCGAGGTCCGGCGAACCTTTTTCGACAAGTACTCCACCCACGGCAAGCACAACGGCACGGGACTCGGCACCTATAGCGCCAAACTCGCCGCCGAGGCGCATGGAGGCACCATCTCCATGGACACCTCCGACCGAACCGGCACCGTGGTCAGGGTCTCCCTGCCCAAAGGCAACCCGAAATCATAG
- a CDS encoding Hsp20/alpha crystallin family protein: protein MALTKLNPWNWFKREHEQTLPVRRNEPGESVPATPLDQFHAEFDRMVESMFSGFGLSNPVFRSGAMPSRMGDVAIRPKVDVYGTDKEYVVQADLPGVDEKDLSVEIEGDVLILSAEKHSEEKIEDKGYYRVERASGAFRRVLNLPEDVDRDKIAAKLEKGVLCVTMPRTGKATNAARKIEVKNSTPD from the coding sequence ATGGCTCTCACCAAGCTGAACCCCTGGAATTGGTTCAAGAGGGAACACGAGCAGACTCTTCCGGTCCGTCGCAACGAACCGGGGGAAAGCGTACCCGCCACACCGCTTGACCAGTTCCACGCCGAATTCGACCGCATGGTCGAATCCATGTTTTCCGGTTTCGGACTCTCCAACCCCGTTTTCCGCTCCGGCGCGATGCCGTCCCGCATGGGGGACGTCGCCATCAGGCCCAAGGTGGACGTCTACGGCACGGACAAGGAATACGTCGTCCAGGCCGATCTTCCGGGCGTCGACGAAAAGGACCTGTCCGTGGAAATCGAGGGCGATGTCCTGATCCTGTCCGCCGAAAAGCACAGCGAAGAGAAGATCGAGGACAAGGGCTACTACCGCGTGGAGCGCGCTTCGGGCGCCTTCCGCAGAGTGCTCAACCTGCCCGAGGATGTGGACCGCGACAAGATCGCCGCCAAGCTGGAAAAGGGCGTTCTGTGCGTCACCATGCCCAGGACCGGCAAGGCGACGAACGCGGCGCGCAAGATCGAGGTCAAGAACTCGACCCCGGATTGA
- the phnN gene encoding phosphonate metabolism protein/1,5-bisphosphokinase (PRPP-forming) PhnN produces the protein MTRGNLIYVIGPSGCGKDSIMLYARKHCPGSEAAFAHRYITRPADAGGENHVALLPDEYRARLDLGLFALSWDSHGNRYGVGIEIDAWMESGLNVVVNGSRAYLPEAVRRYPDLVPVLVSVESDILRQRLILRGRESAAEIEGRLERAGNYSVSHPALRRIDNSGELSDAGRALLELARKKPVRMRRAV, from the coding sequence ATGACCCGAGGCAATCTGATCTACGTCATCGGTCCTTCCGGCTGCGGCAAGGACTCCATCATGCTCTACGCCCGCAAACACTGCCCCGGCAGCGAGGCGGCCTTCGCCCATCGCTATATCACCCGCCCGGCCGACGCCGGGGGAGAAAACCATGTGGCCCTGCTGCCCGACGAATACCGCGCCCGTCTGGACCTCGGCCTCTTCGCCCTGAGCTGGGACAGCCACGGCAACCGCTACGGCGTGGGCATCGAGATCGACGCCTGGATGGAGTCGGGCCTCAACGTGGTGGTCAACGGCTCCAGGGCCTACCTGCCCGAGGCCGTGCGCCGCTACCCGGACCTTGTTCCGGTCCTTGTCTCGGTGGAATCGGACATCCTCCGCCAGAGGCTCATCCTGCGCGGACGCGAATCCGCCGCGGAAATCGAGGGGCGCCTGGAGCGGGCCGGAAACTACTCCGTCAGCCACCCGGCGCTCAGGCGCATCGACAACAGCGGCGAACTGTCCGACGCCGGCCGCGCGTTGCTGGAGCTGGCCCGGAAAAAACCGGTCCGTATGCGCCGGGCGGTTTAA
- a CDS encoding DUF1045 domain-containing protein has product MSDSTTERYGVYFAPGRGSGLDRFGAAWLGRDNETGRPVDAPLPEGLPSEEWRALTETPRHYGFHGTLMPPFVPADGMNEAEITDRLDKLAGRLAPFVLAPLSVREIGSFLALVPVEQVWLAETAEACLRTMHPLRKPPSATENEKRRASGLTPKQDRLLEEWGYPYVLDEFRFHITLTGRVADPARRKRLAHILTDLAAPVTGRPHPVEELCLFYQPDRSAPFRLIHRAKLGNTKENS; this is encoded by the coding sequence ATGAGCGATTCCACGACCGAAAGATACGGCGTCTACTTTGCTCCGGGACGAGGCTCTGGGCTCGACCGATTCGGCGCGGCCTGGCTCGGCCGCGACAACGAGACGGGACGGCCCGTCGACGCGCCCCTGCCGGAGGGCCTGCCTTCCGAAGAATGGCGCGCGCTCACCGAAACACCGCGCCACTACGGATTTCACGGCACCCTCATGCCGCCCTTCGTTCCGGCGGACGGCATGAACGAGGCCGAAATCACCGACCGGCTGGACAAACTGGCGGGCAGGCTTGCCCCATTCGTCCTGGCCCCGCTATCCGTACGGGAAATCGGCTCGTTCCTGGCCCTGGTCCCGGTGGAGCAGGTCTGGCTGGCCGAAACCGCCGAAGCGTGCCTGCGGACCATGCACCCCCTGCGCAAACCGCCCTCGGCCACGGAAAACGAAAAGCGGCGCGCTTCGGGCCTGACCCCGAAGCAGGACCGGCTTCTCGAAGAATGGGGCTATCCCTACGTCCTTGACGAATTTCGCTTCCACATCACCCTGACCGGACGGGTCGCGGACCCGGCCCGGCGCAAACGGCTGGCGCACATCCTGACCGATCTCGCCGCGCCCGTCACCGGCCGCCCGCATCCCGTCGAAGAACTCTGTCTTTTTTACCAGCCGGACAGGTCCGCCCCGTTCCGGCTGATTCACCGGGCCAAGCTCGGCAACACCAAGGAGAATTCATGA
- a CDS encoding DapH/DapD/GlmU-related protein has protein sequence MNNNSNPQEKVRLGPAPVIHPTADIRDSSLGAYTEVLDNCLMLESVLGDYAYLSPGCDVAHADIGKFASIAADVRIGPTNHPMWRASQHHFTYRSERYGFGPDDETVFEWRRAQRTRIGCDVWIGHGAVILPGVTVGHGAVVGAGAVVSRDVPPYAVVGGVPARMIRERFPAPVRQRLLRLAWWDWPHEYLQKALPDFRELTVEAFLDKYEGNAEA, from the coding sequence ATGAACAATAATTCGAACCCGCAAGAGAAGGTCAGGCTCGGCCCGGCCCCCGTGATCCACCCCACGGCGGACATCCGCGACAGTTCCCTGGGAGCCTACACCGAGGTCCTGGACAACTGCCTGATGCTCGAATCCGTCCTGGGCGACTACGCCTACCTGAGCCCGGGCTGCGACGTGGCCCACGCCGACATCGGCAAGTTCGCCTCCATCGCGGCCGACGTGCGCATCGGGCCGACCAACCACCCCATGTGGCGAGCCTCCCAACACCACTTCACCTACCGCAGCGAGCGCTACGGTTTCGGCCCGGACGACGAAACCGTCTTCGAATGGCGGCGCGCGCAGCGAACCCGCATCGGCTGTGACGTATGGATCGGCCACGGAGCCGTCATCCTGCCCGGCGTGACCGTGGGCCACGGCGCCGTGGTCGGGGCCGGGGCCGTGGTCTCCAGGGACGTGCCCCCATACGCGGTGGTGGGCGGCGTCCCGGCCCGGATGATCCGCGAACGGTTCCCCGCGCCCGTGCGCCAACGGCTCCTGCGCCTGGCCTGGTGGGATTGGCCGCACGAGTACCTGCAAAAGGCCCTTCCCGACTTCCGCGAACTGACCGTCGAAGCCTTTCTCGACAAATATGAGGGGAACGCGGAAGCATGA
- the phnF gene encoding phosphonate metabolism transcriptional regulator PhnF produces the protein MLTRGKGVALWRQIHEKLKSAISTGRFGPGDRLPSESSLSGEFGVNRHTIRRALSVLEGDGLIRVEQGRGSFVREPVIHYPVSRRTRFSENLSRQRRAPGNILLQAVDTEADAQVAEALGIEPGEVVTRITSAGEADGRRISYSTAFFPRALFPGMVRIYRELQSVTRTLEHFGVADYSRKRTKIIARMPTTEEARELRQPKSRPVLVTEGVNVDESGVPVEFGVCLFASDWVQILVEP, from the coding sequence ATGCTCACGCGCGGAAAAGGGGTCGCCCTGTGGCGGCAAATCCATGAGAAGCTGAAGTCGGCGATCTCCACCGGCCGCTTCGGACCGGGAGATCGGCTGCCCTCCGAGAGCAGCCTGTCCGGGGAGTTCGGCGTCAACCGCCACACCATCCGGCGCGCCCTGTCCGTGCTTGAGGGGGACGGGCTGATCCGCGTGGAGCAGGGACGCGGCTCCTTCGTGCGCGAGCCGGTCATCCACTACCCGGTCAGCCGCCGGACGCGGTTCAGCGAGAACCTCTCCCGCCAACGGCGCGCGCCTGGCAACATCCTGCTCCAGGCCGTGGACACGGAAGCGGACGCGCAGGTGGCCGAAGCGCTCGGCATCGAGCCGGGCGAGGTGGTCACCCGCATCACCAGCGCGGGCGAGGCGGATGGAAGGCGCATCAGCTACTCCACGGCCTTCTTCCCTCGCGCCCTGTTCCCGGGCATGGTCCGCATCTACCGGGAGCTGCAATCCGTCACCCGGACGCTGGAGCACTTCGGCGTCGCCGACTACTCCCGCAAACGGACCAAAATCATCGCGCGAATGCCCACGACCGAGGAGGCCCGCGAGCTGCGCCAGCCCAAAAGCCGCCCGGTGCTCGTCACCGAAGGCGTCAACGTGGACGAGTCCGGCGTACCCGTGGAATTCGGGGTCTGCCTGTTCGCCAGCGATTGGGTGCAGATTCTGGTTGAACCGTGA
- the phnG gene encoding phosphonate C-P lyase system protein PhnG — MKPDSDMKTPMDRITRARKDWMGVLARTGTEGLEAAFARLEPEPRYEYLRPPEVGMTMVRARAEAGGERFNLGEMTMCRCSVRLEDGSVGHGYVAGRDRRHAELAALFDALLQDPESGPALRRAVIDPLADALAEGRRERAAKTAATRVNFFTMVRGED, encoded by the coding sequence ATGAAACCCGACAGTGACATGAAGACCCCCATGGACCGGATAACCAGAGCCAGAAAGGATTGGATGGGGGTTCTCGCCCGGACAGGAACAGAGGGCCTGGAAGCCGCTTTCGCGCGGCTCGAACCGGAGCCCCGATACGAATATCTGCGCCCGCCCGAGGTGGGCATGACCATGGTCCGGGCCAGGGCCGAAGCCGGGGGTGAACGGTTCAACCTCGGCGAAATGACCATGTGCCGCTGTTCGGTCCGTCTTGAGGACGGCAGCGTGGGCCACGGGTACGTGGCCGGACGCGACCGGCGGCACGCCGAATTGGCGGCGTTGTTCGACGCGCTGCTTCAGGACCCGGAATCGGGCCCCGCCCTGCGCCGGGCCGTTATCGACCCGCTGGCCGACGCCCTCGCTGAGGGACGCCGGGAGCGGGCAGCCAAAACCGCAGCCACCAGGGTGAACTTCTTCACCATGGTTCGCGGCGAAGACTAG
- the phnH gene encoding phosphonate C-P lyase system protein PhnH produces the protein MQGHAIDAAREPRDPALENQRIFRAILLTMSRPGTVTVLGNWPKPPKGLHPAAAAVCLALVDMDTPLWMGPSAPLDIQTYLRFHCGCAVTPKPAGAAFGLVLDGQDLPDLEQFHPGDLEYPDRSATLIIQVKSMNVGRGIPLSGPGIQGETRLHVDGLNPDFWRSLQRNARRFPLGYDVILATQTEIVSLPRTIQVGM, from the coding sequence ATGCAAGGACACGCCATTGACGCGGCCAGGGAGCCGCGCGACCCGGCCCTTGAAAACCAGCGAATTTTCCGGGCCATACTGCTGACAATGTCTCGGCCCGGCACGGTCACCGTGCTCGGCAATTGGCCCAAGCCGCCCAAGGGGCTGCATCCGGCCGCGGCCGCGGTCTGCCTGGCCCTGGTGGACATGGACACGCCCCTGTGGATGGGGCCGTCCGCCCCCCTGGATATCCAGACATACCTGCGCTTCCACTGCGGCTGCGCCGTCACGCCCAAGCCCGCGGGCGCGGCCTTCGGCCTGGTTCTCGACGGGCAGGATCTGCCGGATCTCGAGCAGTTTCATCCCGGGGACCTCGAATACCCGGACCGCTCGGCCACTCTCATCATCCAGGTCAAATCCATGAATGTCGGCCGAGGCATTCCGTTGAGCGGACCCGGCATCCAGGGCGAGACCCGGCTGCACGTGGACGGGCTCAACCCCGATTTCTGGCGGTCCCTGCAACGGAACGCCCGGCGTTTCCCGCTGGGGTACGACGTGATTCTGGCAACGCAAACGGAGATCGTCTCGCTTCCGAGGACGATCCAGGTGGGGATGTAA